In Pseudomonas fluorescens, a genomic segment contains:
- a CDS encoding helix-turn-helix domain-containing protein produces the protein MHKENPQRASVLQHVSQNVRRLRHAADMSQTALSEKSGVSRRMLVAIEAGEKNVSLSTLDRVAEALDVAFSDLIQAPDVRDHSRINELAWAGEIDGSKAVLLAKATARREVELWEWRLEPGDRYCPDPDLEGWSEQLFVFEGSLTLVVGDQENTIGAGEFFMFASHQPHAYRNDGHVAVRFVRNVVI, from the coding sequence GTGCACAAAGAAAATCCACAACGGGCTTCGGTCCTGCAGCACGTCAGCCAGAACGTTCGTCGCCTGCGTCATGCTGCCGACATGAGTCAGACTGCGCTCTCGGAAAAGTCCGGGGTCAGCCGGCGCATGCTGGTGGCCATCGAAGCGGGGGAGAAGAACGTCAGCCTGTCCACCCTCGACCGTGTGGCCGAAGCGCTGGATGTGGCGTTCAGCGACCTGATCCAGGCGCCGGATGTGCGCGATCACAGCCGCATCAACGAGCTGGCCTGGGCCGGCGAAATCGACGGCAGCAAGGCGGTGTTGCTGGCCAAGGCCACGGCGCGGCGTGAGGTCGAATTGTGGGAGTGGCGCCTTGAGCCGGGTGATCGCTATTGCCCGGACCCCGACCTGGAGGGATGGAGCGAGCAACTGTTCGTCTTCGAGGGCAGCCTGACGTTGGTGGTCGGCGACCAGGAAAACACCATCGGTGCCGGCGAATTCTTCATGTTCGCCAGCCACCAGCCCCATGCCTATCGCAATGACGGCCACGTCGCCGTGCGCTTTGTGCGCAATGTGGTGATCTAA
- a CDS encoding monovalent cation/H+ antiporter subunit A — translation MSLIVLLLLPFIGSCLAALLPHNARNTESLLAGLVALVGTVQVALLYPQIAHGGVIREEFMWLPSLGLNFVLRMDGFAWLFSMLVLGIGTLVSLYARYYMSPDDPVPRFFAFFLAFMGAMLGLVISGNLIQIVFFWELTSLFSFLLIGYWHHRADARRGAYMALMVTGAGGLCLLAGVMLLGHIVGSYDLDKVLAAGDQIRAHSLYPVMLALVLIGALSKSAQFPFHFWLPHAMAAPTPVSAYLHSATMVKAGVFLLARLWPSLSGSEEWFWIVGGAGALTLLLGAYCAMFQNDLKGLLAYSTISHLGLITLLLGLNSPLAAVAAVFHILNHATFKASLFMAAGIIDHESGTRDIRKLSGLVRLIPFTATLAMVASASMAGVPLLNGFLSKEMFFAETVFISATAWVEIALPMIATIAGTFSVAYALRFTVDVFFGPAATDLPHTPHEPPRWMRAPVELLVFTCLLVGIFPAQVVGSILAAAALPVVGGVLPEYSLAIWHGWNAPMIMSLVAMSGGVVLYLLLRKQLKRGRFKYPPIISYFNGKRGFERSLVVMMRGVRKIEKRISTKRLQTQLFLLVLVAVIGGMIPVINSGLSWGDRPKIPGSIVFVTLWLLAIACALGAAWQAKYHRLAALTMVSVCGLMTCITFVWFSAPDLALTQLVVEVVTTVLILLGLRWLPRRIEEVSPLPSSLRKARVRRLRDFLLSTVVGGGMALLSYAMLTRQTPNDISSFYLSRALPEGGGSNVVNVMLVDFRGFDTLGEITVLGAVALTVYALLRRFRPSKESMELPPQQRQLAPDVATDLVNPRQASDTALGFMMVPAVLVRLLLPIALVVSFYLFMRGHNQPGGGFVAGLVMSVAFILQYMVAGTQWVEAQMSLRPMRWMGFGLFSATLTGLGALFAGYPFLTTHTWHFSLPVLGDIHIASALFFDVGVYAMVVGSTLLMLTALGHQSVRAHKPSNQAKVVAATEGAA, via the coding sequence ATGTCCCTGATAGTTCTACTGCTTCTGCCTTTCATTGGCAGCTGTCTGGCGGCCTTGCTGCCGCATAACGCACGTAACACTGAATCCCTGCTGGCTGGCCTTGTGGCCCTGGTCGGAACCGTTCAAGTCGCCCTGCTCTACCCCCAGATCGCCCACGGTGGCGTGATCCGCGAAGAATTCATGTGGTTGCCCAGCCTCGGCCTGAATTTCGTCTTGCGTATGGACGGGTTCGCCTGGCTGTTCTCGATGCTGGTGCTCGGCATCGGCACGCTGGTGTCGCTGTATGCGCGTTACTACATGTCGCCGGACGATCCGGTGCCGCGCTTCTTCGCGTTTTTCCTGGCGTTCATGGGCGCCATGCTCGGCCTGGTGATTTCCGGCAACCTGATCCAGATCGTGTTCTTCTGGGAACTGACCAGCCTGTTCTCGTTCCTGTTGATCGGCTACTGGCACCACCGCGCTGATGCACGGCGCGGTGCGTACATGGCGTTGATGGTGACGGGCGCCGGTGGATTGTGCCTGCTGGCGGGCGTGATGCTGCTGGGGCATATCGTCGGCAGCTATGACCTGGACAAGGTGCTGGCGGCGGGTGATCAGATTCGTGCGCATTCGCTGTACCCGGTGATGCTGGCCCTGGTGCTGATTGGCGCGCTGAGCAAAAGCGCGCAGTTCCCGTTCCACTTCTGGCTGCCCCACGCGATGGCAGCGCCCACCCCGGTTTCAGCCTATCTGCACTCGGCGACGATGGTGAAGGCCGGCGTGTTCCTGCTGGCCCGCCTGTGGCCGTCGCTGTCCGGCAGCGAAGAATGGTTCTGGATCGTCGGCGGTGCCGGCGCGCTCACCCTCCTCCTCGGCGCCTACTGCGCCATGTTCCAGAATGACCTAAAAGGCCTTTTAGCCTATTCCACCATCAGCCACCTCGGGCTGATCACCCTGCTGCTGGGCCTCAACAGCCCGCTGGCCGCCGTCGCAGCAGTGTTCCACATCCTCAATCACGCCACCTTCAAGGCCTCGCTGTTCATGGCGGCGGGCATCATCGACCACGAAAGCGGCACGCGGGACATCCGCAAACTCAGTGGCCTGGTGCGCTTGATCCCGTTTACCGCGACCCTGGCGATGGTGGCCAGTGCATCCATGGCCGGCGTACCGTTGCTCAACGGCTTCCTGTCCAAAGAGATGTTCTTCGCCGAAACCGTGTTTATCTCGGCAACCGCCTGGGTGGAAATCGCCCTGCCGATGATCGCGACCATCGCCGGTACGTTCAGCGTGGCCTACGCCCTGCGCTTTACCGTGGATGTGTTCTTCGGTCCGGCCGCCACCGACCTGCCGCACACACCCCACGAGCCGCCGCGCTGGATGCGCGCGCCGGTTGAGCTGCTGGTGTTTACCTGCCTGCTGGTGGGTATCTTCCCGGCCCAAGTGGTCGGTTCGATCCTCGCTGCCGCCGCGCTGCCGGTGGTCGGCGGCGTGCTGCCGGAGTACAGCCTGGCGATCTGGCACGGCTGGAATGCACCGATGATCATGAGCCTGGTGGCCATGTCCGGCGGTGTGGTGCTGTACCTGCTGCTGCGTAAGCAACTCAAGCGTGGCCGCTTCAAATACCCGCCGATCATCAGCTACTTCAACGGCAAGCGCGGCTTCGAACGCAGCCTGGTGGTGATGATGCGCGGCGTGCGCAAGATCGAGAAACGCATCAGCACCAAGCGCCTGCAGACCCAATTGTTCCTACTGGTGCTGGTGGCCGTGATCGGCGGCATGATCCCCGTGATCAACAGCGGCCTCAGCTGGGGCGACCGGCCGAAGATCCCGGGCTCCATCGTGTTCGTGACCCTGTGGTTGCTGGCGATTGCCTGCGCCCTGGGCGCTGCCTGGCAAGCCAAGTACCACCGGCTGGCCGCCCTGACCATGGTCAGCGTGTGTGGCCTGATGACCTGCATCACCTTCGTGTGGTTCTCGGCGCCGGACCTGGCGCTGACGCAACTGGTGGTCGAAGTGGTCACCACCGTGCTGATCCTGCTGGGCCTGCGCTGGCTGCCACGGCGGATCGAAGAAGTCTCGCCACTGCCCAGCTCGCTGCGCAAGGCACGCGTTCGGCGCCTGCGCGACTTCCTGCTGTCCACCGTGGTCGGCGGCGGCATGGCGCTGCTGTCCTACGCGATGTTGACGCGCCAGACGCCTAACGACATCTCATCGTTTTACCTCAGCCGCGCCCTGCCCGAAGGCGGTGGCAGCAACGTGGTGAACGTGATGCTGGTGGACTTCCGCGGCTTCGACACCCTCGGCGAAATCACCGTGCTCGGCGCCGTCGCGCTGACCGTCTACGCCCTGCTGCGGCGCTTCCGCCCGTCAAAAGAGAGCATGGAATTGCCGCCGCAACAGCGCCAGTTGGCGCCGGACGTGGCCACCGACCTGGTCAACCCGCGCCAGGCCAGCGACACCGCCCTGGGCTTCATGATGGTGCCGGCAGTGCTGGTGCGCCTGCTGCTGCCGATTGCGCTGGTGGTGTCGTTCTACCTGTTCATGCGCGGCCACAATCAACCGGGCGGCGGGTTTGTCGCCGGGCTGGTGATGTCGGTGGCGTTTATCCTGCAATACATGGTCGCCGGCACCCAGTGGGTCGAGGCGCAGATGAGTTTGCGGCCGATGCGCTGGATGGGCTTCGGGCTGTTCTCGGCGACCCTCACCGGGCTGGGTGCGTTGTTTGCCGGCTACCCATTCCTCACCACCCATACGTGGCATTTCAGCTTGCCGGTGCTGGGCGACATTCATATCGCCAGCGCGTTGTTCTTCGACGTCGGCGTGTACGCCATGGTCGTCGGCTCGACCCTGTTGATGCTCACCGCCCTCGGTCACCAGTCGGTACGGGCCCATAAACCGAGCAACCAGGCCAAAGTGGTTGCCGCAACGGAAGGAGCCGCCTGA
- a CDS encoding monovalent cation/H+ antiporter subunit D translates to MNLAYSLIAAPILLPLLTAALMLMLGEKRRPLKARINLFSTLLGLGLSVFLMGWMHGSSDAVVVYLLGNWQAPFGIVLVADKLSVLMLVLTGIVGVSALLFAMARWDRAGTSFHALFQIQLMGLYGAFLTADLFNLFVFFEVLLAASYGLMLHGSGRARVSSGLHYIAINLLASSLFLIGAAMVYGVTGTLNFADLALKIPLVPEADRGLLHAGAAILATAFLAKAGMWPLNFWLAPAYSSASAPVAAMFAIMTKVGVYTVLRLWTLLFSGQAGASALFGGDWLVYGGMATIICASLAMVAAQRLERMASLSILVSAGILLSAVGFAQPSLTAGALFYLVSSTLALSALFLLAELIERSRSANDLPLDEEIDALPKAMESLHPRPGVNLDDEQKAVVGQVIPWTMAFLGLSFIACALLIIGMPPLSGFIGKLNLLSALLNPIGLWFSIDEPIRPAAWGLAALLILSGLASLMAFARLGIQRFWTPEERPSPLLRRFECLPIFFLLGLSVVLTFKAEPLMNYTLDIAKSLNNPERYVMAVMAQRPIPSPEARAALEVQP, encoded by the coding sequence ATGAACCTGGCGTACTCCCTGATCGCCGCGCCGATCCTGCTGCCCCTGCTGACCGCTGCATTGATGCTGATGCTTGGCGAAAAGCGCCGGCCACTCAAGGCCCGTATCAACCTGTTCTCGACCCTGCTCGGCCTCGGCCTCTCGGTGTTCCTGATGGGGTGGATGCACGGCAGTAGCGATGCGGTGGTGGTTTACCTGCTGGGCAACTGGCAAGCGCCGTTCGGCATCGTGCTGGTGGCGGATAAGTTATCGGTGCTGATGCTGGTGCTGACCGGCATCGTCGGCGTCAGCGCGCTGTTGTTTGCCATGGCCCGCTGGGACCGTGCCGGCACCAGTTTCCATGCGCTGTTCCAGATTCAGTTGATGGGCTTGTACGGTGCCTTCCTGACCGCCGACCTGTTCAACCTGTTCGTCTTCTTCGAAGTGCTGCTGGCCGCGTCCTATGGCTTGATGCTGCACGGTTCGGGGCGCGCACGGGTGTCGTCGGGGCTGCATTACATCGCGATCAACCTGCTGGCCTCATCGCTGTTCCTGATCGGCGCGGCGATGGTCTATGGCGTCACCGGCACGCTGAACTTCGCCGACCTGGCGTTGAAAATCCCGCTGGTGCCGGAAGCCGATCGCGGCCTGTTGCATGCCGGCGCGGCGATCCTCGCCACCGCATTCCTGGCCAAGGCGGGCATGTGGCCGCTGAATTTCTGGTTGGCACCCGCCTACTCCTCGGCCAGCGCGCCGGTGGCGGCGATGTTCGCGATCATGACCAAGGTCGGCGTGTACACCGTGCTACGTTTGTGGACCCTGCTGTTCTCTGGCCAGGCCGGCGCGTCGGCACTGTTCGGCGGCGACTGGCTGGTGTACGGCGGCATGGCCACGATCATCTGCGCCTCACTGGCCATGGTGGCGGCGCAGCGCCTGGAGCGCATGGCCAGTCTGAGCATTCTGGTATCGGCCGGCATCCTGCTGTCAGCGGTGGGGTTCGCCCAGCCAAGCCTGACGGCAGGCGCATTGTTCTATCTGGTCAGCTCGACATTGGCGCTGAGTGCCCTGTTCCTGCTGGCGGAACTGATCGAGCGATCGCGCTCGGCCAACGACCTGCCTTTGGATGAAGAAATCGATGCGCTGCCCAAAGCCATGGAGTCCTTGCATCCACGGCCAGGCGTCAACCTCGATGACGAACAGAAAGCCGTGGTCGGCCAGGTCATTCCCTGGACCATGGCGTTCCTCGGCCTGAGCTTTATTGCCTGCGCCCTGCTGATTATCGGCATGCCCCCGTTGTCGGGGTTTATCGGCAAACTCAATCTGCTGAGTGCGCTGCTCAATCCGATCGGCCTGTGGTTCAGCATTGATGAGCCGATTCGCCCGGCTGCCTGGGGCCTGGCCGCCTTGTTGATCCTGTCGGGCCTCGCATCGCTGATGGCCTTCGCCCGCCTGGGCATCCAGCGCTTCTGGACCCCGGAAGAGCGCCCTTCGCCGCTGCTGCGCCGCTTCGAATGCCTGCCGATTTTCTTCCTGCTGGGCTTGAGCGTCGTGCTGACGTTCAAGGCCGAACCGCTGATGAACTACACCCTGGACATCGCCAAGAGCCTGAACAACCCAGAACGCTACGTAATGGCCGTCATGGCCCAGCGCCCGATACCCAGCCCCGAAGCCCGCGCCGCGCTGGAGGTGCAACCATGA
- a CDS encoding Na+/H+ antiporter subunit G, producing MMPLWMEIVVAVLLVLSSVFALIGAIGLLRMKDFFQRMHPPALASTLGAWSVALASIIYFSVLKSGPVLHGWLIPILLSITVPVTTLLLARTALFRKRMAGDDVPAEVSSRR from the coding sequence ATGATGCCGTTATGGATGGAAATCGTCGTCGCGGTACTGTTGGTGTTGAGCAGCGTGTTCGCACTGATCGGCGCGATTGGCTTGCTGCGCATGAAAGACTTCTTCCAGCGCATGCACCCGCCGGCACTGGCCTCGACGCTGGGCGCGTGGAGTGTGGCGTTGGCATCGATTATCTATTTTTCGGTGCTCAAGTCCGGACCGGTGCTGCACGGCTGGTTGATTCCGATTTTGCTGTCGATCACCGTGCCGGTGACCACCCTGCTGCTGGCGCGCACGGCGTTGTTTCGCAAGCGCATGGCTGGCGATGATGTACCCGCCGAAGTCAGCAGCCGCCGTTGA
- a CDS encoding SfnB family sulfur acquisition oxidoreductase: MSAHPQHPAHIIRSDAEAIEVAQRLAERFAVDASARDRERRLPLAELDEFSASGLWGITVPKAYGGAEVSYVTVAEVIKLISAADPSLGQIPQNHLGVVDILLQTATEEQKRHYFGKVLAGYRFGNAFSEAKSKNAGTFDTQIRFHGDTAQINGEKFYCTGALFAHLVPTVGNNEHGQAFIALVERDAPGLTVIDSWDGFGQRTTASGGVTLDGVTVPLSAVIPAHQAFDQPTANGPISQIIQAAVDTGIALGALEQAKIYARQARPWIDSQQDHGWQDPFTIAAIGDLEWRVHGTEAILAKAGKAVDLALAEPNEDTVANASLIVAQAKVLSAETALLASSKLFELAGTRSVTGKHNLDRFWRNARTHTLHDPARWKYHLIGNFVLNGVKPARHAWN, encoded by the coding sequence ATGTCTGCCCACCCTCAACACCCTGCCCATATCATCCGCTCGGACGCGGAAGCCATCGAGGTCGCCCAGCGCCTGGCCGAACGCTTTGCGGTCGACGCCAGTGCGCGCGACCGTGAGCGGCGCCTGCCGCTTGCCGAGCTTGACGAGTTTTCCGCCAGCGGCTTGTGGGGCATCACCGTTCCCAAAGCCTACGGCGGCGCCGAGGTGTCCTATGTGACCGTGGCCGAGGTGATCAAGTTGATCTCCGCTGCCGACCCGTCACTGGGGCAAATCCCACAGAACCATCTGGGTGTGGTGGATATCCTGCTGCAAACAGCCACCGAGGAACAAAAGCGACACTACTTCGGCAAGGTCCTGGCCGGTTACCGTTTCGGCAATGCGTTCTCCGAGGCCAAGAGCAAAAACGCCGGCACCTTCGATACCCAGATCCGTTTTCACGGCGACACCGCACAGATCAATGGCGAGAAGTTCTACTGCACCGGTGCGCTGTTCGCCCATCTGGTGCCCACCGTTGGCAATAACGAGCACGGCCAGGCGTTTATTGCCTTGGTTGAACGCGATGCGCCAGGCCTCACCGTTATCGACAGCTGGGACGGCTTCGGCCAGCGCACCACCGCCAGCGGCGGCGTGACCCTCGATGGCGTAACCGTGCCCCTCAGCGCGGTGATCCCCGCTCACCAGGCCTTCGATCAACCCACCGCCAACGGCCCGATTTCACAGATCATCCAGGCGGCGGTCGACACCGGCATCGCCCTGGGCGCCCTTGAACAAGCCAAAATCTATGCGCGCCAGGCGCGACCCTGGATCGACAGCCAGCAGGATCACGGCTGGCAAGACCCGTTCACCATCGCCGCCATCGGCGATCTGGAATGGCGTGTGCACGGCACCGAAGCCATCCTCGCCAAGGCCGGCAAGGCTGTGGACCTGGCCCTGGCCGAACCGAATGAAGACACCGTCGCCAACGCTTCACTGATCGTCGCCCAGGCCAAAGTCCTGTCGGCCGAAACCGCGTTGCTCGCCAGCAGCAAGCTCTTCGAACTGGCCGGCACCCGCTCCGTCACCGGCAAACACAACCTTGACCGCTTCTGGCGCAACGCACGCACCCACACCCTGCACGACCCGGCCCGCTGGAAATACCACCTGATCGGCAATTTCGTGCTCAACGGCGTGAAGCCCGCGCGCCACGCCTGGAACTGA
- a CDS encoding Na+/H+ antiporter subunit E, whose product MKRLFPAPWLSLALWVLWLVLNLSVSPGNLLLGALLGFLAPLLMAPLRPLPIRIRRPGVIIRLFFLVGRDVIISNLQVAWGVLVCGSRPPRSRFVKIPLDLRDPNGLAVLSMITSVTPGTVWSELALDRSILLLHVFDLDDDAQFIQHFKHAYERPLMEIFE is encoded by the coding sequence ATGAAGCGCCTGTTCCCTGCCCCGTGGCTGTCGCTGGCGTTGTGGGTGCTGTGGCTGGTACTCAACCTGTCCGTCAGCCCCGGCAACCTGCTGCTAGGGGCACTGCTGGGCTTTCTCGCGCCGCTGCTGATGGCGCCACTGCGTCCGCTGCCGATCCGCATCCGCCGCCCTGGGGTGATCATCCGCCTGTTCTTTCTGGTCGGCCGCGACGTGATCATCTCCAACCTGCAGGTGGCCTGGGGGGTGCTGGTGTGCGGCTCGCGACCACCGCGTTCGCGCTTCGTCAAAATCCCCCTGGACCTGCGTGACCCCAATGGGCTGGCTGTGCTGTCAATGATCACCAGCGTGACGCCCGGTACCGTCTGGTCCGAACTGGCCCTGGACCGCAGCATCCTGCTGTTGCACGTGTTCGATCTGGATGACGACGCGCAGTTTATCCAGCACTTCAAACACGCCTACGAACGGCCCCTGATGGAGATCTTCGAATGA
- a CDS encoding DMT family transporter, with protein MTTPKSSPRFNRFSKAECILVFITMIWGGTFLLVQHAMTVSGPMFFVGLRFAAAAVVVGFFSLRTLRDLTLFELKAGVFIGVAIMFGYGLQTIGLQTILSSQSAFITALYVPFVPLLQWLVLGRRPGLMPSIGIMLAFAGLMLLTGPAGASLNFSAGEIATLIGAVAIAAEIILISAFAGQVDVRRVTVVQLATASLLSFLMVVPMGEALPGFSWLLLFSAVGLGLTSAVIQVAMNWAQQSVSPTRATLIYAGEPVWAGVVGRIAGERFPPIAMLGAALIVVAVIVSEMKTRGQKAQALEEALEQERQN; from the coding sequence ATGACCACCCCGAAATCCTCCCCGCGTTTCAACCGTTTCAGCAAAGCCGAATGCATTCTGGTGTTTATCACGATGATTTGGGGCGGCACGTTTTTGCTGGTGCAACACGCCATGACCGTCAGCGGGCCGATGTTTTTCGTGGGCCTGCGCTTTGCCGCGGCGGCGGTTGTGGTGGGGTTCTTTTCCTTGCGGACCTTACGCGACCTGACGTTGTTCGAACTGAAGGCGGGCGTGTTTATCGGCGTGGCAATCATGTTCGGCTATGGCTTGCAGACCATTGGGCTGCAGACGATCTTGAGCAGCCAATCGGCGTTCATTACCGCGCTGTATGTGCCGTTTGTGCCGCTGCTGCAATGGCTGGTGCTGGGCCGTCGTCCGGGGTTGATGCCGAGCATTGGCATCATGCTGGCGTTTGCCGGGTTGATGTTGTTGACCGGGCCGGCTGGGGCATCGCTGAATTTCAGCGCGGGGGAGATCGCGACCTTGATCGGTGCGGTGGCGATAGCCGCCGAGATCATTTTGATCAGTGCGTTTGCCGGGCAGGTAGACGTACGCCGGGTGACCGTGGTGCAACTGGCAACGGCGTCGCTGCTGTCGTTCCTGATGGTGGTGCCGATGGGCGAGGCGTTGCCGGGGTTCTCCTGGCTGCTGCTGTTCAGCGCCGTGGGCCTGGGCCTGACCAGTGCGGTGATCCAGGTCGCAATGAACTGGGCGCAGCAGAGCGTTTCGCCAACACGGGCCACGTTGATCTATGCCGGGGAACCGGTGTGGGCAGGCGTTGTGGGGCGGATCGCTGGCGAGCGGTTCCCGCCGATTGCGATGCTGGGGGCGGCGTTGATTGTGGTGGCGGTGATTGTGAGCGAGATGAAGACGCGTGGGCAAAAGGCGCAGGCGCTGGAAGAGGCGTTGGAGCAAGAGCGTCAGAATTGA
- a CDS encoding LLM class flavin-dependent oxidoreductase, whose protein sequence is MSREIRLNAFDMNCVGHQSPGLWAHPRDRSWQYKDLEYWTDLAKILERGKFDGLFIADVLGIYDVYNGNGDAAIRQATQVPVNDPLSLIAPMALVTEHLGFGLTASLSFEHPYPFARRLSTLDHLTKGRIGWNIVTSYLESGAKNLGQKAQTEHDARYDYAEEYLEVCYKLWEGSWEEGAVLRDRERRIFSDPSKIHEIRHVGKHFQVPGIHLCEPSPQRTPVLYQAGASSRGKQFAAEQAECVFVAAPSKVLLKKTVADIRRRAAEAGRDPKKILIFNLQTVIVGETDAKAKAKFDEYKSYVSYEGAMALISGWTGIDFSQFKPDEPLKHVHTNAIQSAVEAFSTADPNKVWTPNELADWVGIGGFGPLFVGGPETVADLLQEWVEETDVDGFNLAYALTHETFIDAVELLVPELQKRGVYKTEYAQGTLREKLFGNGARLSSSHPGSGYRTLEGLQ, encoded by the coding sequence ATGTCCCGTGAAATCCGCTTGAATGCCTTCGACATGAACTGTGTCGGCCACCAATCGCCCGGCCTGTGGGCGCACCCGCGTGACCGTTCGTGGCAGTACAAGGACCTGGAGTACTGGACCGACCTGGCGAAAATCCTTGAGCGCGGCAAGTTCGACGGCTTGTTCATCGCCGACGTGCTGGGTATCTACGATGTGTACAACGGCAATGGCGACGCGGCCATCCGCCAGGCGACCCAGGTGCCGGTCAACGATCCGTTGTCGCTGATCGCGCCGATGGCGCTGGTCACCGAGCATCTGGGCTTCGGCCTGACTGCCTCGCTGTCCTTCGAGCATCCGTATCCATTTGCCCGTCGGCTCTCCACCCTGGATCACCTGACCAAGGGCCGTATCGGCTGGAACATCGTCACCTCCTACCTGGAAAGCGGCGCCAAGAACCTCGGCCAGAAAGCCCAGACCGAACACGACGCGCGCTACGACTACGCCGAGGAATACCTGGAGGTCTGCTACAAACTCTGGGAAGGCAGTTGGGAGGAGGGCGCCGTGTTGCGCGACCGCGAGCGCCGGATTTTCAGCGACCCGAGCAAGATCCACGAGATCCGTCATGTCGGCAAACACTTCCAGGTGCCCGGTATTCACCTGTGTGAACCCTCGCCGCAGCGCACGCCGGTGCTGTACCAGGCCGGTGCGTCCAGCCGTGGCAAGCAGTTCGCCGCTGAACAGGCCGAATGTGTGTTCGTCGCCGCGCCATCTAAAGTCTTGCTGAAAAAGACCGTTGCCGACATCCGCCGTCGTGCCGCCGAGGCCGGGCGTGATCCGAAGAAAATCCTGATCTTCAACCTGCAGACGGTGATCGTCGGCGAGACGGATGCCAAGGCCAAAGCCAAGTTCGACGAGTACAAATCCTACGTCAGCTACGAAGGCGCGATGGCGCTGATCTCCGGCTGGACCGGTATCGATTTTAGCCAGTTCAAACCGGATGAACCGCTCAAGCATGTGCATACCAACGCCATTCAATCGGCGGTGGAAGCTTTTTCCACGGCAGACCCGAACAAGGTCTGGACGCCCAACGAGCTCGCCGATTGGGTCGGCATCGGCGGTTTTGGCCCGCTGTTTGTCGGTGGTCCGGAAACCGTGGCGGATCTGTTGCAGGAGTGGGTGGAAGAAACCGATGTGGATGGCTTCAACCTGGCCTATGCATTGACTCACGAAACCTTCATCGACGCCGTGGAGTTGCTGGTGCCGGAGTTGCAGAAGCGCGGTGTGTACAAGACTGAATATGCCCAGGGCACGTTGCGCGAGAAGTTATTTGGCAACGGAGCAAGGTTGTCGAGTTCCCATCCAGGCAGTGGTTACAGGACGTTGGAGGGTTTGCAGTGA
- a CDS encoding acyl-CoA dehydrogenase encodes MTALSLARQLLDSTRRHVETSDDPYVISRFGDLQIRIDVAAALLERAETHPSPVAATEAQIAAAEALIAASNAEFELTGQRTELPSSLDDPLRWKYQIVGNYYLNGVL; translated from the coding sequence ATGACCGCACTGAGCCTTGCGCGCCAACTGTTGGACAGCACCCGCCGCCATGTCGAGACAAGCGATGACCCCTATGTCATCAGCCGCTTCGGTGATCTACAGATCCGCATCGACGTGGCCGCCGCCCTGCTGGAACGCGCTGAAACCCACCCCAGCCCGGTGGCCGCCACCGAAGCGCAGATCGCCGCCGCCGAAGCCCTCATCGCCGCGAGCAACGCCGAATTCGAACTGACCGGCCAACGCACCGAACTGCCGTCGAGCCTCGATGACCCGTTGCGCTGGAAATACCAGATCGTCGGCAACTATTACCTCAACGGAGTGCTTTGA
- a CDS encoding K+/H+ antiporter subunit F, which translates to MSPLLSNAILFSLFLFSLAMVLTLIRLFKGPSAQDRVLALDYLYILAMLMMLVLGIRYASDTYFEAALLIALFGFVGSFALAKFLLRGEVIE; encoded by the coding sequence ATGAGCCCCCTGCTCTCCAATGCGATCCTGTTCAGCCTGTTCCTGTTCTCCCTGGCCATGGTGCTGACGTTGATCCGCCTGTTCAAAGGCCCCTCGGCCCAGGACCGGGTACTGGCGCTGGACTACCTGTATATCCTGGCCATGCTGATGATGCTGGTGCTCGGTATTCGTTATGCCAGCGACACCTACTTTGAAGCGGCGCTGCTGATTGCGCTGTTCGGCTTCGTCGGCTCATTTGCCCTGGCGAAATTCCTGCTGCGTGGGGAGGTGATTGAATGA
- a CDS encoding Na+/H+ antiporter subunit C, which yields MEEVIAIAIGVLAASGVWLILRPRTFQVVMGLCLLSYGVNLFIFSMGSLFIGKEPIIKDGVPQDLLHYTDPLPQALVLTAIVISFAMTALFLVVLLASRGLTGTDHVDGREPKE from the coding sequence ATGGAAGAAGTCATTGCAATTGCCATTGGGGTCCTGGCTGCCTCGGGCGTCTGGTTGATCCTGCGGCCACGGACGTTCCAGGTGGTGATGGGCCTGTGCCTGCTGTCATACGGGGTCAACCTGTTCATCTTCAGCATGGGCAGCCTGTTTATCGGCAAGGAGCCGATCATCAAGGACGGCGTGCCGCAAGACCTGCTGCATTACACCGACCCCCTGCCCCAGGCACTGGTGCTGACGGCGATCGTGATCAGCTTCGCGATGACCGCGTTGTTCCTCGTGGTGCTGCTGGCATCGCGGGGCCTGACCGGCACCGACCATGTGGACGGCCGGGAGCCCAAGGAATGA